TTGGGCAAGGTACATTGTCTTCTTCGCAGGTTAGTTTTATTTTATTTAAGATCTCCTCGGCCATGTAAGGGTAATCGTATTCAAATCCCAAAGAACTTCTTGTTGGCCAACCTCCGCCGATATTTAATGAATCCAATTCGGGACATACTTTTTTTAATTCGGTATATACTTTGAGCGATTTTGATAATTCATTCCAATAATAAATATTATCACGAATGCCGCTATTGATAAAAAAATGCAGCATTTTTAATTTGAATTTTGGATTTGGTTTTATTTTACTGAGATAAAAATCTTTGATCTCCTTATATCTTATTCCTAAACGCGAAGTATACAATTGAAATTCCGGTTGCTCTTCTGCAGCAATTCTGATCCCGAGATCACATTCGTAAATTATGGTGTTTTCATATTCGTCAAGTTCTTCCATGTTATCGAGCACAGGAATAATTCTGAAATCGAGATTTGCCAGTTTACTTATTCGTTGGGTATAAATTTTTGTTTTAAACCCATTGCAAACGATAAGAGTATCTTTCGACAACATTTTATTGAGATATAATTTTTCAATAATATCAATATCGAATGCAGAAGATGTTTCCAAAAAAATATCGTTTTTTAGTGCTTCCACCAAAACGTGCGCAAAGTGGGAGCTTTTAGTACAATAACAATAATTATAGGTGCCCGGGTAATTTAATTTTTTGATGGCATCGTTAAAATATTTTTTTGCACGCTGAATATTTTCAGATATTTTGGGAAGATAAGTGATACGCATAGGCGTTTCATACTCATCTATCAGTTGTTTAAGTGGAATTCCGTTGAAGTATAAATAATTATTTTTCACTTCGAAACCATCCTGCGGAAAATAGAAGGTTTGCTGGATGAGGTCAAGGTAGGTATTTTTCAATTCTTTTGATTCATTTTAGATTGTAAAAGGATAAATTTTTCTTGCGGCACAAAAATAATAACTTTGCAAGTATGAAACGAGTAAAAGTTATTTCGGTTAACAGCGAATTAGGTGCCGGCACAAGAGGTTCGGGATTAGGCTTTGATGCGATACGAGTAGCAGCGTGGAGTAAAGGAAGCAGATATTTCAAAGAACATCCACCAATAATTCTTCAAAGTAACAACGATGAGGTACTCGATGATATTGAAACTGCATATTCGGTTAAGATCCAGTTCATTGTAGAGATGTACAACAAAATTGCCGAAATGGTGATGGCTTGCATGAAAAAGAAGGAGTTTCCGGTTATCATCTCAGGAGATCACAGCAATGCCGGTGGCACAATCGCTGGAATTAAGATGGCTTTTCCTAAAGATACCTTAGGAGTTATATGGATAGACGCCCATGCGGATCTGCATTCTCCTTATACCACCCCTTCCGGTAACTTACATGGTATGCCCTTGGCGACAGCTACAGCATTAGACAATAAGGTTTGCCAGATAAATCAGCCGGAAAAGAAAACCATAGAAGCCTGGGAAAAATTAAAGAAACTTGGTGGAATATCTCCGAAGATCACATTTAAAGACCTCATTTATATTGCGACCCGGGATATGGAGAAGGCGGAACGTTTTATCCTCAAAAAAAATAATGTGCGTATTTATTCCGTGCAAAAAATGCGGGAAACCGGCATTCAGTATGTAATTGATGATGCAATGAAACGTTTGGCGCATTGCGACAGAATATATGTATCTTTTGATGTTGACAGCATGGATGCCAATGTTTCGAGAGGAACAGGAACGCCGGTTAAAAGTGGATTATACGAAAGTGAAGCATTTCAATTGGTGAGCTGTCTCGCTAAACAGGAGAAAGTTTGTTGTATGGAAATCACAGAAATAAATCCCACCCTCGACAACAAAAAAAATATAATGGCGGAAATTGCCTTGGAAATTTTAGAACAATTTACGGGAGAAATAGAAAAACGGTTATGAAGTTAGAAGAACAGGTTAAACAGCTTGTAGTAAAAGTTGTTCAGGAATTATATGCTCAAAGTATTGATGAAAACATAGTTAAAATTGATAAAACACCTTCGGAATTTCAAGGTGAATTAACGGTAGTAATTTTCCCATTTGTTAAGATCAGCCGTAAAAATCCGGAAATTACTGCAAAGGAGATCGGAGAAGCCTTACAAAACAGATCAGAAATAATTGAATCATTTAATGTTGTAAAAGGGTTTTTGAATATTTCATTTACTGAAATTTACTGGCTATCTGTTTTAAAACAAATATCAAACACAACAAATTTTGGAGAAAAACATACATCAGGAAAAAAATATGTATTGGAATATTGCGGACCTAATACAAATAAACCACTTCATTTAGGTCATGTAAGAAATGTTTTGCTCGGTTATTCTGTCGCTAATATTTTAATGGCTGCTGGCCACGAAGTGCATAAAGTAAATATTTTAAACGACAGAGGTATTGCCATATGTAAAAGTATGGTAGCATATTTACGAACAGGAAATGGAGATACACCTGCAAGTACCGGAATTAAGGGCGACCATTTTGTAGGGAAATATTATGTGGAATATCAAAGGATATTTGAGCAAG
The genomic region above belongs to Bacteroidota bacterium and contains:
- a CDS encoding arginase, whose amino-acid sequence is MKRVKVISVNSELGAGTRGSGLGFDAIRVAAWSKGSRYFKEHPPIILQSNNDEVLDDIETAYSVKIQFIVEMYNKIAEMVMACMKKKEFPVIISGDHSNAGGTIAGIKMAFPKDTLGVIWIDAHADLHSPYTTPSGNLHGMPLATATALDNKVCQINQPEKKTIEAWEKLKKLGGISPKITFKDLIYIATRDMEKAERFILKKNNVRIYSVQKMRETGIQYVIDDAMKRLAHCDRIYVSFDVDSMDANVSRGTGTPVKSGLYESEAFQLVSCLAKQEKVCCMEITEINPTLDNKKNIMAEIALEILEQFTGEIEKRL
- a CDS encoding arginine decarboxylase gives rise to the protein MKNTYLDLIQQTFYFPQDGFEVKNNYLYFNGIPLKQLIDEYETPMRITYLPKISENIQRAKKYFNDAIKKLNYPGTYNYCYCTKSSHFAHVLVEALKNDIFLETSSAFDIDIIEKLYLNKMLSKDTLIVCNGFKTKIYTQRISKLANLDFRIIPVLDNMEELDEYENTIIYECDLGIRIAAEEQPEFQLYTSRLGIRYKEIKDFYLSKIKPNPKFKLKMLHFFINSGIRDNIYYWNELSKSLKVYTELKKVCPELDSLNIGGGWPTRSSLGFEYDYPYMAEEILNKIKLTCEEDNVPCPNIYTEFGSFTVAESGAFIFQVLSEKHQNDSERWYMIDNSLMTTMPDAWGINSKFILLPVNKWGNEVQRINIGGLTCDQMDYYNSEAHTNELYLPLVGTGEPLYIGFFHTGAYQESISGYGGTKHCLIPSPKHILIQKDAEGKLSYEVFAEEQTVNSMLTILGYDKFDEE